One window of Pseudomonas sp. ML2-2023-3 genomic DNA carries:
- a CDS encoding sigma 54-interacting transcriptional regulator, with protein sequence MLTMSSPRRLLVVDPCEDCHEILPGLRTIGWSVDSCTLAGVIDRSCDVGLFRLQPSHLERPEAVKDMISRSGTEWIAVLTPDVLKLKNVGDFVCEWFFDFHTLPFDVSRVQVTLGRAFGMACLRGQASPLTLPQEDELLGDSRSMRDLRKILSKFAPTQSPILIRGESGTGKELVARTLHRQSQRNGKPFVAINCGSIPDHLIQSELFGHEKGAFTGAHQRKIGRIEAANGGTLFLDEIGDLPMELQANLLRFLQEKHIERVGGSQPIPVDVRVLAATHVDLEAAIVRGRFREDLYYRLNVLQVITAPLRERHGDLAMLASHFARYYSLETGRRPRSFSDDALIAMGNHGWPGNVRELANRVRRGLVLAEGRQIEAHDLGLDSSPLFVGEMSTLEEYKDRAERQALCEVLHRHSDNLSVAARVLGVSRPTFYRLLHKHNIR encoded by the coding sequence ATGCTCACGATGTCATCTCCCCGACGTCTGCTGGTCGTTGATCCCTGTGAAGATTGCCATGAAATACTCCCTGGTTTGCGAACCATAGGCTGGTCGGTAGACAGCTGCACGCTGGCAGGTGTTATTGACCGTTCGTGTGATGTTGGCCTGTTCCGGCTTCAGCCGTCCCACCTCGAGCGTCCTGAAGCGGTTAAAGACATGATCAGTCGCAGCGGCACCGAGTGGATTGCGGTGCTGACCCCCGACGTCCTTAAACTGAAGAACGTGGGGGACTTTGTTTGTGAATGGTTTTTTGACTTTCACACCTTGCCCTTCGATGTTTCGCGGGTTCAGGTCACGCTTGGCCGGGCCTTTGGCATGGCCTGCTTGCGGGGTCAGGCTTCACCGCTCACTTTGCCCCAAGAGGATGAGCTGCTCGGAGACAGCCGATCCATGCGCGATCTGCGCAAAATTTTGAGCAAGTTTGCCCCCACCCAGTCTCCCATCTTGATTCGGGGTGAAAGCGGTACCGGTAAAGAGCTGGTCGCGCGCACCCTGCATCGGCAATCCCAGCGCAATGGCAAACCTTTTGTCGCGATCAACTGCGGATCCATTCCCGATCATTTGATTCAGTCGGAACTCTTCGGCCATGAGAAAGGCGCGTTCACGGGCGCTCACCAGCGCAAGATCGGACGGATAGAGGCGGCCAATGGCGGCACGCTTTTTCTGGATGAAATCGGCGATCTGCCGATGGAGCTGCAAGCCAATCTGTTGCGTTTCTTGCAGGAAAAACACATTGAGAGGGTCGGTGGCAGTCAGCCGATCCCGGTCGATGTGCGCGTTCTTGCGGCCACTCACGTCGATCTGGAAGCCGCCATTGTGAGGGGGCGCTTTCGGGAAGACTTGTACTACCGGTTGAATGTATTGCAGGTGATCACGGCGCCACTGCGTGAACGTCATGGCGATCTGGCCATGTTGGCAAGTCACTTTGCCCGTTACTACAGCCTGGAGACGGGGCGTCGGCCGCGCAGTTTCAGTGATGATGCATTGATTGCCATGGGCAATCACGGCTGGCCCGGCAATGTGCGCGAGCTTGCCAACCGTGTGCGCCGTGGATTGGTACTGGCTGAAGGTCGCCAGATCGAGGCCCATGACCTGGGGCTGGACTCAAGCCCGCTGTTTGTCGGTGAAATGAGCACACTTGAAGAGTACAAGGACCGCGCGGAACGCCAGGCCCTGTGCGAGGTGTTACACCGCCATAGCGATAACCTGAGTGTGGCAGCGAGGGTGTTGGGGGTGTCGCGACCTACGTTTTACCGGTTGTTGCATAAGCACAATATCCGCTGA
- a CDS encoding transporter has translation MHRSFTFRAVVCMSTIFPSALLYAAPGSDVELLKQELLELRQRYDQQQKALAVLEQRVRQVEDQPATPAPRRLAKSPADMKGNQTVAGASTTGAAVAAGGSSYGTALKDDSAPAQSVVNLYDEASGFFGGGKFSFETGVTYSRYDTRQLILNGFLALDSIFLGNLNLDRIKADNWTLDLTGRYNLDNRWQFDVNVPVVYRESTYQSGGANGGDAQATSEQTVTRDPTIGDVNFGVAYKFLDESVNTPDAVFSVRVKAPTGKDPFGIKLVQSPDNTNVFTPEDLPTGNGVWSISPAISLVKTFDPAVLFGTLSYTHNLEESFDDISSTQNLKQPGKVKLGDSFQIGAGVAFALNEKMSMSFSVSDLIQKKSKLKQDGGDWQTVTTSDANAGYFNVGMTVAATNNLTIVPNLSIGLTDDAPDFTFSLKFPYYF, from the coding sequence ATGCACCGATCGTTTACCTTTCGCGCAGTTGTATGCATGAGCACTATTTTCCCATCAGCACTGCTGTATGCAGCACCTGGTTCGGACGTAGAGCTACTAAAACAAGAATTACTGGAGCTACGCCAACGTTACGATCAGCAGCAAAAAGCCCTGGCTGTGCTTGAGCAGCGTGTTCGTCAAGTGGAAGACCAGCCCGCAACACCTGCTCCCCGTCGCCTGGCCAAATCTCCAGCCGACATGAAAGGCAATCAGACAGTTGCAGGCGCCAGTACCACAGGCGCAGCCGTTGCTGCAGGCGGCAGTTCCTACGGGACCGCCTTGAAGGATGACTCCGCACCGGCCCAGAGTGTGGTCAACCTGTACGACGAAGCCAGCGGCTTCTTCGGCGGTGGCAAGTTCAGTTTCGAAACAGGCGTTACCTATTCCCGTTATGACACCCGCCAACTGATCCTCAACGGCTTCCTGGCCCTGGACTCGATCTTTCTGGGCAACCTGAACCTGGACCGGATCAAGGCCGACAACTGGACGCTGGATCTGACCGGCCGCTACAACCTGGATAACCGCTGGCAGTTCGACGTCAACGTACCAGTGGTCTACCGTGAATCGACTTACCAGTCCGGTGGTGCCAACGGCGGTGATGCCCAGGCGACTTCCGAGCAAACCGTCACGCGTGACCCGACCATTGGTGACGTCAACTTCGGTGTCGCCTACAAGTTCCTCGATGAGTCGGTAAACACCCCGGATGCGGTGTTCAGCGTGCGGGTCAAGGCCCCTACCGGCAAGGATCCGTTCGGGATCAAGCTGGTTCAGTCGCCTGACAACACCAACGTATTCACCCCTGAAGACCTGCCAACCGGTAATGGTGTGTGGTCCATCAGCCCGGCTATCTCCCTGGTCAAGACCTTCGACCCGGCCGTACTGTTCGGTACCCTCTCCTACACCCACAACCTTGAAGAGTCGTTTGACGACATCAGTTCAACGCAAAATCTGAAGCAGCCTGGCAAGGTCAAACTGGGTGACAGCTTCCAGATTGGCGCGGGTGTGGCGTTCGCCCTCAACGAGAAGATGAGTATGTCGTTCTCGGTGTCTGACCTGATTCAGAAAAAGAGCAAGCTCAAGCAGGATGGCGGGGACTGGCAAACAGTCACCACCAGTGATGCCAACGCAGGCTACTTCAACGTCGGCATGACGGTTGCCGCCACCAACAACCTGACCATCGTGCCAAACCTGTCGATTGGCCTGACGGATGATGCACCGGACTTCACCTTCAGCCTGAAATTCCCGTACTACTTCTAA